DNA sequence from the Thiosulfativibrio zosterae genome:
CCCTTAGAAGTTGGAAACTTTTTAGTGAAAAAGTTTTCGGCCGAAATATCCGAATTAATGGCTGTGCTACACTTATTAGAACAAGCAACCTTGGCAGAAAAACGCCGCCTAACGCTCCCATTTGTAAAAGATTTTTTAAAAAGATAAAGGAAAACGCTGATGTCACTCATTTTTAAACCTATGTTGGCTATGTTTGTAGCCTGTGTGATGTTATTAAGTGTGACTCAGGTTGCTCAAGCCAAAGAGACTAAAGATATTGCCTTTGTTGATTTAGAGGGCAAAGTGGTTAAATTATCTGATTTTAAAGGCAAATGGATTGTTGTTAATTTTTGGGCAACCTGGTGTCCTCCCTGCTTAAAAGAAATTCCAGATTTGACCTTATTTCATGACAAGCATTCAGAAAAAGATGCCGTCGTGCTGGGTGTTAATTACGAAACCAATTCCGTTGAAAAAGTAAAAGCCTTTGCTCAAGAACAAATGATTAATTTTCCAATTGTTCGCATTCAAGGGGGTGCAGATGGTCGCACTACGCCTTTTGGTGTTTTGAGAGGTTTACCTACCACCTATATGATTTCTCCAGAAGGTGACGCTGTTGCTGCGACAACGGGTATGGTTGATACGGATGCACTAGAGTCTTTTATTCAAAAATATGGTCAACAAGGTGAGGCAAAATGATGAAAAAGTGGTGGCAAAAATTAGCACAATCTTTAATGGTTTTAGCAATGCTTGGTTTACCGCTTCAAGCGGCTCAAGCCAGTGATTTTTTTGATGAAACATTTGGTAACTTGCAAGATGAGTTAGCAACTGCTAAAGAAAATGGTAAACAGGGTGTTTTTCTATTTTTTGAAATGGAAGAATGTCCGTTTTGTGATCGTATGAAAAAAACCATTTTGGTTCAGCCAGAAGTCATTAAATATTTTAAAGAACATTTTTTGACTTACCAAATTGACATAGAGGGTGCCAGTACTTTAATTGATTTTGATGGCACTGAAGGCACATCGCAAAGTATCTCTGAAAAAAAATATCGTGTTCGTGCCACGCCCGTCATGATGTTTTTTGACCTAGAAGGCAACCCTACGGCTCGTTATACCGGGCCTACCAAAACAGCGGATGAGTTTATGTTGTTAGGCAAATTTGTGGTAGAGGGCATTTACAAAGAGATGTCGTTTACCAAATACAAACGCTCGGTAACCACTGACACGGCGGCACAATAATGATGCAAACTTTACAGTATTCACACTTCAAAGTGCGGCCGTTGATTTTGGCGCTGGCGGTGTCAGGATTGTTTGTATCGGGACTAAACACTGCCAAAGCTG
Encoded proteins:
- a CDS encoding TlpA family protein disulfide reductase, whose protein sequence is MSLIFKPMLAMFVACVMLLSVTQVAQAKETKDIAFVDLEGKVVKLSDFKGKWIVVNFWATWCPPCLKEIPDLTLFHDKHSEKDAVVLGVNYETNSVEKVKAFAQEQMINFPIVRIQGGADGRTTPFGVLRGLPTTYMISPEGDAVAATTGMVDTDALESFIQKYGQQGEAK
- a CDS encoding thioredoxin family protein, whose amino-acid sequence is MMKKWWQKLAQSLMVLAMLGLPLQAAQASDFFDETFGNLQDELATAKENGKQGVFLFFEMEECPFCDRMKKTILVQPEVIKYFKEHFLTYQIDIEGASTLIDFDGTEGTSQSISEKKYRVRATPVMMFFDLEGNPTARYTGPTKTADEFMLLGKFVVEGIYKEMSFTKYKRSVTTDTAAQ